The DNA sequence AGTGGTGAATGGATACCGGAGGCAATTCTTTAGCATCTGGAGCCGATGGGGTCAAGCGGAAAGTAAGCTATTTCTATGACCCAGAGGTCGGGAATTATTACTATGGGCAAGGTCACCCGATGAAGCCGCACAGGATTCGCATGACGCACTTCCTTCTTGCACATTATGGATTGTTGCAGCATATGCACGTTCTCAAGCCGAATCCCGCTAGGGACAAAGATCTCTGCAGATTTCATGCCGATGATTATGTTTCTTTTCTGAGGAGCATCACACCAGAGACGCAACAGGAGCAGCTCAGGCAGCTGAAGAGGTTTAATGTTGGTGAAGACTGTCCTGTATTTGATGGTCTCTACTCGTTCTGCCAGACTTATGCTGGTGGTTCAGTTGGTGGGGCCGTGAAGCTGAATCATGGACATTGTGATATAGCAGTGAATTGGGCTGGTGGGTTGCATCATGCCAAGAAATGCGAGGCTTCTGGTTTTTGCTATGTGAATGACATCGTGCTGGCTATCTTAGAACTTCTAAAAGTTCATGAGGTTGGTTCTACTTATGTGCCCCTCTTTTCTGTTTTGTATTTCCAGATTTCTTGGATTGCAGGAATCTGGAGCAGCATCTTACAAGAAATATGTGTTTTTGAGAATCTGTTGTTGTTTCCTTATGTTGCTACAGCTCGTCTCCACTAAAACTTATCTTATAAATTTATTCTAAGCATACCAAGATAATCTTTCTTAGCATGAAGTATTTCTTAGTTGATTTGATGCCGAGTTGAAAAAAAGAACTTAACCATGAAGAAGGCTAACTCATTCCACTAAATTATATTAATGTTTGTGACTCTAGTCTTTGATTTCAGCAATTTTGAACAGATTGGAGTCCATATTAAgtttttttataatttgtttttgACAAATTTATGTCATGATTATTGCTGTCCAGATACCTCTGGTGTTTCAATTGCCCAGCTTCATTCTCTTAAGtcctaaaataattaaatcttctTCTTTGCTGCATAACCACCAGGATTTGTCCTGCATTTATTGGATCTTTAGAGCATGttaattgaaatttgaaaaaagtAATTGGTACTGCATTTGTACATtgacattttattattttctaatttaattCATTTCCTTTTTGCAGCGTGTTCTGTATGTAGACATTGATATTCACCATGGTGATGGAGTTGAGGAAGCATTTTACACTACAGACAGGGTGATGACTGTTTCCTTTCATAAATTTGGAGATTATTTTCCTGGTACAGGCGATGTACGAGACATTGGATATGGGAAGGGAAAATATTACTCTTTGAATGTTCCCTTGGATGATGGAATTGATGACGAAAGCTATCAGTCTCTATTTAAGCCAATAATGGGAAAGGTTATGGAAATTTTTAAACCTGGTGCTGTAGTATTACAATGTGGTGCAGACTCGCTGTCTGGAGATCGGTTAGGATGCTTTAATCTCTCCATTAAAGGCCATGCCGAGTGTGTAAAGTTTATGAGATCATTCAACGTGCCTCTACTGTTGTTAGGTGGTGGTGGTTACACTATACGTAATGTTGCTCGTTGCTGGTGTTATGAGGTAAGCCATTTAGTCTTCAACTATCACTTTGAACCAAATTATCAATCAGTTTTATTTTTGTGCTGTTTCTGCAGAAAAGTTATCtgataaattgaattttatgaaaatgaaactCAATATTACTCGTACGCACCTCAACCCATTGTAGAATTTAATATATAGATGAGATTCAGACATGCTAGTAGGATAACAGATGCCAAATTTTAGAATTGTCCATGTTATGGAATTGCTTGAAAAACAAACGTAT is a window from the Salvia miltiorrhiza cultivar Shanhuang (shh) unplaced genomic scaffold, IMPLAD_Smil_shh fragScaff_scaffold_132_2, whole genome shotgun sequence genome containing:
- the LOC131002431 gene encoding histone deacetylase 19-like, whose amino-acid sequence is MDTGGNSLASGADGVKRKVSYFYDPEVGNYYYGQGHPMKPHRIRMTHFLLAHYGLLQHMHVLKPNPARDKDLCRFHADDYVSFLRSITPETQQEQLRQLKRFNVGEDCPVFDGLYSFCQTYAGGSVGGAVKLNHGHCDIAVNWAGGLHHAKKCEASGFCYVNDIVLAILELLKVHERVLYVDIDIHHGDGVEEAFYTTDRVMTVSFHKFGDYFPGTGDVRDIGYGKGKYYSLNVPLDDGIDDESYQSLFKPIMGKVMEIFKPGAVVLQCGADSLSGDRLGCFNLSIKGHAECVKFMRSFNVPLLLLGGGGYTIRNVARCWCYETGVALGIELDDKMPQHEYYEYFGPDYTLHVAPSNMENKNSRHLLEEIRSKLLDNLSRLQHAPSVQFQERPPDSELPQMEEDHDGEDERYDPDSDMDIDDERKPLSGRVKSEFPEPEPKDMDDAKEDEPIREVDLKCSEPLA